A genomic window from Vigna radiata var. radiata cultivar VC1973A unplaced genomic scaffold, Vradiata_ver6 scaffold_360, whole genome shotgun sequence includes:
- the LOC106779597 gene encoding 65-kDa microtubule-associated protein 3, translating to MFSNRKSSQFAQQETTCHLLLKELQMIWDEVGESDSQRDAMLLEIEQKCLDLYRSKVDEAKLYRAQIEQEITDYVGEIAGICAALGEQSPHFDPKSCGSLKKAREKVVSQLEEMRKLKTEKKKQFAEVLYQLKNISIELHGSKVVDEYLDENNLSLKRLEELKKQLFQLQNEKANRTKQVSDQLNTLNSLCSVLGLDVKDKICDICPTMVNSSLTKDVSDNTIKNLTSEIQSLREIKIHRMQKLQSLAAALLEMWDLMDTPLEEQQKFLHVTSKIAALESEFTESKILSIDSVIYVEKEVESLQELKSTKMKELLLKKKLELEEICRKTHLTPQTVFPSQHSLELSDYDQIQHLITKANEEALGRKEILEKVEKWMTACQEESWLEEYNRDDNRYNAGRGAHLALKRAEKARALLSKIPGLVEAIILKVKAWEKERGQEFLYDGNRLISMLEDYSILRQEKENERQRQRDQKKLQGQLMAEHETLFGTKPSPSSKSGYKASRCSTGIPSIRKFSIGGAMLQDQRHASLIHQSNKKGNITNHKGSILRNKNIYHSIQSSGDGHAGKTGSSAEKRIEILSSLTRKPLSPLSPAALSSSNISKLQQDRSKLQNVETQQKSQILTATTPPSRAYVAGAEENMTPKNLTLPVPTTPLTMLTATTPDTVYSGATASSKTIQSFEYSFEEVRAGFMLPKTYAQ from the exons ATGTTCAGCAATCGAAAAAGCAGTCAGTTTGCTCAACAAGAAACAACATGTCATTTGTTGCTAAAAGAACTACAG ATGATATGGGATGAAGTTGGAGAGTCTGATTCTCAAAGGGATGCAATGTTACTGGAAATAGAACAGAAGTGTCTGGATTTGTATAGAAGCAAAGTGGACGAGGCCAAACTGTATAGAGCACAAATTGAGCAAGAAATTACAGATTACGTGGGAGAAATTGCTGGCATATGTGCAGCATTGGGTGAACAATCACCACAC TTTGATCCAAAGTCTTGTGGAAGCTTGAAAAAAGCACGTGAAAAAGTGGTTTCACAACTTGAGGAGATGCGCAAGCTGAAAACCGAAAAGAAGAAACAGTTTGCAGAGGTCTTATATCAGTTGAAGAATATCTCTATTGAGCTTCACGGCTCCAAGGTGGTTGATGAATATCTAGATGAGAACAACTTGTCTTTAAAAAGACTGGAGGAATTGAAGAAGCAATTATTtcaattacaaaatgaaaag GCCAATCGAACGAAGCAGGTGTCTGACCAACTCAACACTCTCAATTCATTGTGCTCGGTCCTTGGTTTAGATGTCAAAGACAAAATTTGTGATATCTGCCCCACCATGGTTAATTCATCTCTGACAAAAGATGTTAGTGACAATACAATAAAGAATCTGACTTCTGAAATACAAAGTTTGAGAGAGATAAAAATACACAGAATGCAGAAG CTTCAAAGTCTTGCAGCTGCTCTATTAGAGATGTGGGATTTGATGGATACACCGCTGGAGGAACAGCAGAAATTTCTCCATGTGACCAGTAAAATTGCAGCTTTGGAATCTGAATTTACTGAGTCTAAAATACTTTCAATTGACTCCGTGATTTAc GTTGAGAAGGAAGTTGAAAGCCTTCAAGAACTTAAATCAACCAAAATGAAAGAACTATTGCTGAAAAAGAAGTTGGAGTTAGAAGAAATATGTAGGAAAACACATCTGACTCCACAAACAGTTTTTCCAAGCCAACattcacttgagctttcagactACG ATCAAATTCAGCACCTAATTACTAAGGCAAATGAAGAAGCTCTAGGCCGCAAAGAAATTCTTGAAAAGGTTGAGAAGTGGATGACTGCATGTCAAGAAGAAAGCTGGCTGGAGGAGTACAATAGG GATGATAATCGTTATAATGCTGGAAGAGGTGCACATCTTGCTCTGAAACGTGCTGAGAAGGCCCGTGCTTTATTAAGCAAAATTCCTG GCTTGGTAGAggcaataattttaaaagttaaagcaTGGGAGAAAGAGAGAGGACAAGAGTTTTTGTATGATGGA AACCGGCTAATTTCCATGCTTGAAGATTACAGCATCTTAAGGCaggaaaaagagaatgaaaggcAAAGGCAGAGG gATCAGAAGAAACTTCAGGGACAACTGATGGCCGAGCATGAAACACTTTTTGGTACAAAACCCAGTCCATCATCTAAAAGTGGGTACAAGGCTTCTAGATGTTCAACAGGAATTCCAAGTATTAGAAAATTTTCCATTGGTGGAGCAATGCTTCAGGATCAAAGACATGCCTCTCTTATTCACCAATCTAACAAAAAGGGTAACATTACCAATCACAAAGGCTCCATCCTTCGCAACAAGAATATTTACCATTCAATTCAGTCCTCAG GTGATGGTCATGCAGGGAAAACTGGAAGCAGTGCAGAAAAGAGGATTGAAATTCTGTCATCATTGACTAGGAAGCCCCTCTCTCCTCTTTCTCCTGCAGCCCTGTCTTCAAGCAACATATCAAAACTTCAACAAGACCGTAGCAAACTACAGAATGTAGAAACACAGCAAAAAAGTCAAATTCTGACAGCAACAACTCCACCATCCAGAGCATATGTAGCTGGTGCTGAAGAAAACATGACACCAAAGAATCTGACTCTTCCAGTGCCTACCACTCCTTTGACTATGTTGACTGCCACTACACCAGACACTGTGTATTCTGGTGCCACTGCTTCTTCAAAGACTATTCAATCATTTGAATACTCATTTGAGGAGGTGAGAGCTGGTTTTATGCTCCCTAAAACCTATGCTCAATGA